The proteins below are encoded in one region of Aestuariivirga litoralis:
- a CDS encoding PfkB family carbohydrate kinase has protein sequence MKSVPNLLSVGALTYDTLFRFDELPSKPGKYLPTEALQSAAGMAASAATGAKRHGANVSLWASVGNDSVGQVLIDDMRAEGIDCSHIRRVESGRSAIATILIDGKGERMIVPYYDPQITSDPPHSNIAFNEFDVILADARWPGAAALALAGARQAGIPGIFDADVAPPVVLHRLLPLASHIVASLPACQILFGPEVDSAEATHRLAETYKVFCAVTDGSKGTLACMPGSPANHIPAYKIKAVDTLAAGDIFHGVFAACLGEKLDEIKAIEISSAAAAVKCMRFGGRLGAPTRDETFSFIRAMQK, from the coding sequence ATGAAATCTGTACCCAATCTGCTGAGCGTCGGTGCGCTCACTTACGACACGCTGTTCCGCTTCGATGAATTGCCTTCTAAGCCGGGAAAATATCTCCCCACGGAAGCGCTCCAATCCGCTGCAGGAATGGCCGCGAGTGCGGCCACGGGAGCCAAGCGCCACGGTGCAAATGTTTCGCTCTGGGCCAGCGTCGGCAATGACAGTGTGGGCCAAGTGTTGATCGACGACATGCGCGCCGAGGGTATTGATTGCTCTCACATCAGGCGCGTGGAAAGTGGCCGCTCCGCCATTGCGACGATCCTGATCGACGGGAAGGGAGAACGGATGATCGTTCCCTATTACGATCCCCAAATTACCTCCGATCCACCGCATTCCAATATTGCGTTCAACGAATTTGATGTCATCCTTGCTGATGCGCGCTGGCCGGGTGCTGCGGCACTCGCATTGGCTGGTGCGCGGCAAGCGGGCATCCCTGGCATATTCGATGCCGATGTGGCACCGCCTGTTGTCCTTCACCGGCTCCTGCCGCTAGCCTCTCACATCGTCGCTTCGCTGCCGGCCTGCCAGATTCTGTTTGGTCCGGAGGTGGATTCCGCCGAAGCCACGCATCGGTTGGCAGAGACCTATAAAGTATTCTGCGCAGTGACCGATGGTTCGAAGGGCACGCTCGCATGCATGCCCGGTTCCCCTGCCAATCACATTCCCGCCTACAAAATCAAAGCCGTGGATACTTTGGCAGCGGGCGATATCTTCCATGGCGTCTTCGCTGCTTGCCTGGGTGAGAAGCTGGATGAGATCAAAGCCATTGAAATCAGCAGTGCTGCCGCAGCCGTGAAATGCATGCGCTTCGGCGGCAGGCTGGGTGCGCCCACCCGCGATGAAACCTTCAGCTTCATACGAGCCATGCAAAAATAG
- the radA gene encoding DNA repair protein RadA, translating to MAKSSSTYVCQSCGAVSHKWSGQCDSCDQWNSIIEEKTDAPASGAKGARLPKGRTTRLVDLKGESPAPPRILSGIAELDRATGGGFVPGSAVLIGGDPGIGKSTLLLQALAALGTSGQKVVYVTGEEAIAQVRLRAARLGLADAPVLLAAETNVSDIIATLNEGEPPAVVVIDSVQTLWSPVIESAPGTVSQLKAGSEALVRFAKTKGACVLLVGHVTKDGQIAGPKVIEHLVDTVLYFEGDRGHQFRILRAVKNRFGPTDEIGVFEMSDGGLQEVTNPSRLFMGEAEQAAPGTAVFAGIEGTRPLLVEIQALVSPSTLGTPRRTVVGWDGTRLAMILAVIEARAGVTLSNHDVFLNVAGGLRLKEPAADLAVAAALLSSLSDTIIPHGTVLFGEVALSGAVRPVGQTEARLKEALKLGLDHAVIAIHGDKAPKTQLETKVLATISDLVAWVASRRKGLRRIA from the coding sequence ATGGCCAAATCCTCTTCCACTTATGTCTGCCAATCCTGTGGTGCCGTTTCGCATAAATGGTCGGGGCAATGTGACAGCTGCGACCAATGGAACAGCATTATTGAGGAAAAAACCGATGCCCCGGCCTCCGGTGCCAAGGGTGCGCGGTTGCCCAAGGGGCGCACGACACGGTTGGTGGATCTGAAAGGCGAGAGCCCTGCCCCGCCGCGTATTCTCTCCGGCATTGCAGAGCTGGACCGGGCGACCGGCGGCGGCTTCGTGCCCGGCTCGGCGGTGTTGATCGGCGGCGATCCGGGCATCGGCAAATCGACTTTGCTGCTGCAAGCGCTGGCTGCTCTCGGCACGTCCGGCCAAAAGGTGGTTTATGTCACGGGCGAGGAGGCCATTGCCCAGGTGCGCCTTCGGGCCGCGCGGCTGGGGCTGGCTGACGCGCCGGTGCTGCTGGCGGCGGAAACCAATGTCTCCGACATCATCGCCACGTTGAATGAGGGTGAGCCGCCCGCCGTGGTGGTCATCGATTCGGTGCAGACTTTGTGGTCGCCGGTGATTGAATCCGCCCCCGGCACGGTGTCGCAATTGAAAGCCGGGTCGGAAGCGCTGGTGCGCTTTGCCAAGACCAAGGGGGCCTGCGTGCTGCTGGTTGGGCATGTGACCAAGGATGGCCAGATCGCCGGGCCCAAAGTGATCGAGCATCTGGTCGATACGGTGCTGTATTTCGAGGGTGACCGTGGGCACCAGTTTCGCATCCTGCGGGCGGTGAAAAACCGCTTCGGGCCCACCGATGAAATCGGCGTGTTTGAAATGTCGGATGGCGGCCTGCAGGAAGTGACCAATCCGTCGCGCCTATTCATGGGCGAGGCCGAACAGGCCGCCCCCGGCACGGCGGTGTTTGCTGGCATTGAAGGTACCAGGCCACTGCTGGTGGAAATCCAGGCGCTGGTTTCGCCCTCAACTTTGGGCACGCCCCGGCGCACGGTGGTGGGCTGGGATGGCACGCGTCTGGCGATGATTCTTGCCGTCATTGAAGCGCGGGCGGGTGTCACACTGTCCAACCATGACGTGTTCCTCAATGTGGCGGGCGGCTTGCGGCTGAAAGAGCCGGCGGCTGATCTGGCCGTGGCGGCGGCCCTGCTCTCTTCACTGTCCGACACCATCATTCCGCATGGCACGGTGCTGTTCGGCGAAGTGGCTTTATCGGGTGCCGTGCGCCCTGTGGGCCAGACGGAAGCGCGTTTGAAAGAAGCCCTGAAACTGGGGCTGGACCATGCGGTGATTGCCATCCATGGCGACAAGGCGCCCAAGACCCAGCTGGAAACCAAGGTGCTGGCCACCATTTCCGATCTGGTCGCCTGGGTTGCATCGCGCCGCAAGGGGTTGCGGCGGATCGCCTGA
- a CDS encoding CvpA family protein, with translation MFQLLDLILLGIMLISGVLALARGFTREVLSLVAWGAAAAAAWYAIKQKQLIDMVAPHVDPTRPQIAMVIVGAAAFIVVLIIVSIIGVRVSDRVVDSSVGAVDRTVGFFYGLARGLVLVAICYMFYGWLLPVEKQEDWVRNAVSLPAIRWVSQTMLEHMPPDIAETLSNSSLIGNGPDGAGQTQTEKTDSPDKTDAQPADKNAGYTNGQQQGMDNLVKGTQQQDPAKKQ, from the coding sequence ATGTTTCAACTTCTCGATCTCATCCTGCTTGGCATCATGTTGATCTCAGGAGTTCTGGCCCTCGCGCGCGGCTTCACCCGTGAAGTGCTTTCACTGGTGGCTTGGGGTGCCGCCGCTGCGGCCGCCTGGTACGCTATCAAGCAAAAGCAACTCATCGACATGGTGGCCCCACATGTTGATCCAACCCGGCCACAAATCGCCATGGTGATCGTGGGTGCCGCCGCCTTCATCGTGGTGTTGATCATCGTCTCGATCATCGGTGTGCGTGTGTCTGACCGGGTGGTGGATTCATCTGTGGGCGCGGTGGACCGCACTGTCGGTTTCTTCTACGGCCTGGCGCGTGGCCTGGTGCTCGTCGCCATCTGCTACATGTTCTATGGCTGGCTGCTGCCGGTAGAAAAGCAGGAAGACTGGGTGCGCAATGCGGTGTCGTTGCCCGCCATCCGCTGGGTTTCGCAGACCATGCTGGAACACATGCCGCCTGACATTGCGGAAACGCTTTCCAATTCCTCGCTGATCGGCAACGGGCCGGATGGCGCAGGCCAGACCCAGACCGAGAAGACCGATAGCCCCGACAAGACCGATGCCCAACCTGCAGACAAGAATGCAGGCTATACCAATGGCCAGCAGCAGGGCATGGACAATCTGGTGAAGGGCACGCAGCAACAGGACCCGGCCAAAAAACAATGA
- the purF gene encoding amidophosphoribosyltransferase, protein MTDFDSDFDLDGDTLREECGVFGIYGHPDAAALTALGLHALQHRGQESAGIVTFDGERFHSEKRMGLVGDHFSSEKVINRLHGTQAVGHVRYSTTGGAILRNVQPLFAELATGGIAVAHNGNLTNGLSLRRQLIEKGAIYQSTSDSEAILHLVAQSGKKRMMERYVDAMRQLEGAYALVALTNKKLIGARDPFGIRPLIIGELNGAYILCSETVALDIIGAKFVREVENGEVVVISAEGLESLRPFPKQPARPCIFEYVYFSRPDSILGGRSVYDVRKQTGKQLALEAPVEADVVVPIPDSGVPAAIGYSQQTGIPFELGIIRNHYVGRTFIEPTQHIRALGVKLKHNANKSVVAGKRVVLVDDSIVRGTTSVKIVRMMYEAGAKEVHMRISSPPIKHPDFYGIDTPERKALLAATHSMEEMRAFIGVDSLAFVSVDGLYKACGLPGRDNNAPQFTDHAFTGDYPTPLTDLGGEHAKSVRAMLAEAG, encoded by the coding sequence ATGACAGATTTCGACTCTGATTTCGATCTTGATGGCGACACACTGCGCGAAGAGTGCGGTGTGTTTGGCATTTACGGCCACCCTGATGCGGCGGCCCTGACGGCACTTGGCCTGCATGCGTTGCAGCACCGCGGCCAGGAGTCAGCTGGCATCGTTACTTTCGACGGCGAACGCTTCCATTCTGAAAAGCGCATGGGGCTGGTCGGCGATCACTTCTCGTCGGAAAAAGTCATCAACCGCCTGCATGGCACGCAGGCCGTGGGCCATGTGCGCTATTCCACCACGGGCGGTGCCATCCTGCGCAATGTGCAGCCGCTGTTTGCCGAGCTGGCCACCGGCGGCATTGCTGTCGCTCACAATGGCAATCTCACCAATGGTCTCTCGCTGCGCCGCCAGTTGATCGAGAAGGGCGCCATCTATCAATCCACATCAGACTCGGAAGCGATCCTGCATCTCGTGGCACAATCCGGCAAAAAGCGGATGATGGAACGCTATGTGGATGCCATGCGCCAGCTGGAAGGCGCTTACGCCTTAGTCGCGCTCACCAACAAAAAGCTGATTGGCGCGCGCGACCCATTTGGCATCCGCCCGCTGATCATCGGCGAATTGAATGGCGCTTACATCCTGTGCTCGGAAACGGTGGCGCTGGATATTATCGGCGCGAAATTTGTGCGCGAAGTCGAGAATGGCGAAGTGGTGGTGATTTCGGCCGAAGGCCTTGAGTCGCTGCGCCCCTTCCCCAAGCAGCCGGCGCGCCCCTGCATTTTCGAATATGTCTATTTCTCGCGGCCGGATTCAATTCTTGGCGGCCGCTCGGTCTATGATGTGCGCAAGCAGACCGGCAAGCAGCTGGCGCTGGAAGCGCCGGTTGAGGCTGATGTGGTTGTGCCGATCCCCGACAGTGGCGTGCCTGCTGCCATCGGCTATTCGCAGCAGACCGGTATTCCCTTCGAGCTGGGCATCATCCGCAACCATTATGTGGGCCGCACCTTCATTGAGCCCACACAGCATATTCGCGCGTTGGGTGTGAAGCTGAAGCACAATGCCAACAAGTCAGTCGTTGCCGGCAAGCGCGTGGTGCTGGTAGATGATTCCATCGTGCGCGGCACCACTTCAGTGAAGATCGTGCGGATGATGTATGAAGCTGGTGCGAAGGAAGTGCATATGCGCATTTCATCGCCGCCGATCAAACATCCGGATTTTTACGGCATCGACACGCCGGAGCGCAAAGCGCTGCTGGCGGCCACGCATTCGATGGAAGAAATGCGCGCCTTCATTGGTGTAGATAGCCTGGCCTTTGTCTCGGTCGATGGTTTGTACAAGGCGTGCGGCCTGCCCGGCCGTGACAACAACGCGCCGCAATTCACCGATCATGCTTTCACGGGTGACTATCCCACACCGTTGACCGATCTGGGTGGCGAACATGCCAAAAGCGTGCGCGCCATGCTGGCTGAAGCCGGCTGA
- a CDS encoding SDR family NAD(P)-dependent oxidoreductase has protein sequence MSKSLAGQVAVVTGASRGLGRATALALAQEGAHIIATARTQGGLEELDDAIKAAGSTATLVPMDVTDYAGIDRLGAAIFERWKKLDILVGNAGVLGKLTPVPHLDPKVWDEVMAVNVTANYRLLRSLDPLLRLSEAGRAVFVTSGAAHKAPAFWGGYSVSKAALEAMVKTYAHEMETSPVRANLFSPGPTRTRMRASAMPGEDPNSLPSPEEVAAQIVPMCKAEFEDTGAVYKYAASGLFKQG, from the coding sequence ATGTCCAAATCACTCGCAGGTCAAGTCGCCGTTGTCACCGGCGCATCACGCGGGCTTGGCCGGGCCACGGCTTTGGCCCTAGCTCAAGAGGGTGCGCATATCATCGCTACCGCACGCACGCAGGGCGGGCTGGAAGAGCTGGATGATGCGATCAAGGCTGCCGGTTCCACCGCCACGCTGGTGCCAATGGATGTAACGGATTACGCCGGGATCGACCGGCTGGGTGCCGCCATTTTCGAACGCTGGAAGAAGCTTGATATTCTGGTGGGCAATGCCGGCGTGTTGGGCAAGCTGACCCCTGTGCCGCATCTTGATCCCAAAGTGTGGGACGAGGTGATGGCCGTCAATGTCACCGCCAATTACCGCCTGCTGCGCTCGCTTGATCCGCTGCTACGGTTGAGCGAGGCAGGCCGCGCAGTGTTCGTCACTTCAGGGGCGGCCCACAAGGCGCCAGCTTTCTGGGGCGGCTATTCGGTTTCGAAGGCGGCACTCGAAGCCATGGTGAAAACCTACGCGCATGAAATGGAAACCAGCCCGGTGCGCGCCAACTTGTTCAGCCCCGGCCCTACCCGCACCCGCATGCGCGCCAGCGCGATGCCGGGCGAGGATCCGAATTCGCTGCCCTCACCTGAAGAAGTGGCCGCGCAAATCGTGCCGATGTGCAAGGCGGAATTTGAGGATACGGGTGCCGTATACAAATACGCGGCGAGCGGCTTGTTCAAGCAGGGTTAG
- the der gene encoding ribosome biogenesis GTPase Der, translating into MTVTVAILGRPNVGKSTLFNRLIGQKLALVDDQPGVTRDRREGLARIADIEFQVFDTAGFDEAKKGSLEARMSDQAAEAARLADHIFFVIDARAGVTPVDQHFAERIRKLGKPVTVLANKAETRALQQQVAEAYSLGLGEPFPISGEHGEGLEAIYDVVKPLVVADLKRQAPAEEEEIEEPFNPDIEAPERPLRPLRLAIIGQPNAGKSTLVNALLGEERMLTGPEAGITRDAIANDWEWGGREIKLWDTAGIRRKGKVKEKLEKLSVSDALRAVKYAEVVVVLVDASVSIEKQDLTLCDLVAREGRALVLALSKWDLVEDKNAAMRKVNEIMEDILPDVRGLPIVTLSAKQGRGEGPLMKAVLAAEKKWNIRISTRKFNLWLEEAVQRNPPPAPGGRRIKIRYGTQANARPPTFALFGNQLEKLPTTYQRYLMNGLRETMGLEGIPIRFALRGSKNPFDDGRK; encoded by the coding sequence ATGACAGTCACCGTCGCCATCCTCGGGCGGCCAAATGTCGGCAAGTCAACGCTCTTCAACCGGCTGATCGGGCAGAAGCTGGCGCTGGTCGATGATCAGCCCGGCGTCACCCGAGACCGCCGCGAAGGCCTTGCCCGCATCGCCGATATCGAATTCCAGGTGTTTGACACTGCTGGTTTTGACGAGGCCAAGAAGGGCTCGCTGGAAGCCCGCATGAGCGATCAGGCCGCCGAAGCCGCGCGCCTGGCCGATCATATTTTCTTCGTCATTGATGCGCGCGCAGGCGTGACCCCCGTGGACCAGCATTTTGCCGAACGTATCCGTAAGCTGGGCAAGCCCGTCACCGTGCTGGCCAACAAGGCCGAAACCCGCGCGCTGCAGCAGCAGGTGGCGGAAGCCTACAGCCTGGGCCTGGGCGAACCCTTCCCGATTTCTGGCGAACACGGCGAAGGCCTTGAGGCCATCTATGATGTGGTGAAGCCACTGGTTGTTGCTGACCTGAAGCGTCAGGCTCCGGCCGAAGAAGAAGAGATCGAAGAGCCTTTCAATCCGGATATCGAAGCGCCGGAACGCCCGTTGCGCCCCTTGCGCCTGGCCATCATCGGCCAACCTAACGCTGGTAAATCCACGCTGGTGAACGCGCTGTTGGGCGAAGAGCGCATGCTCACTGGCCCGGAAGCTGGCATCACCCGCGATGCGATTGCCAATGACTGGGAATGGGGCGGCCGCGAAATCAAGCTGTGGGACACAGCCGGCATCCGCCGCAAGGGCAAGGTGAAGGAGAAGCTGGAAAAGCTCTCGGTCAGCGATGCATTGCGCGCCGTGAAATATGCCGAAGTGGTGGTGGTGCTGGTCGATGCTTCGGTCTCCATCGAAAAGCAGGACCTGACACTGTGTGATCTCGTCGCGCGCGAGGGCCGTGCCTTGGTGCTGGCCTTGAGCAAGTGGGATCTGGTCGAAGACAAGAACGCTGCGATGCGCAAGGTCAACGAGATCATGGAAGATATCTTGCCGGATGTGCGCGGCCTTCCCATTGTCACGCTCTCGGCCAAGCAGGGCCGGGGCGAAGGCCCGCTGATGAAGGCAGTGCTAGCTGCAGAGAAGAAGTGGAACATCCGCATCTCCACCAGAAAGTTCAACCTCTGGCTTGAAGAAGCTGTGCAGCGCAATCCGCCGCCCGCACCCGGTGGCCGCCGCATCAAGATCCGCTACGGCACGCAAGCCAATGCCAGGCCGCCAACTTTTGCCTTGTTCGGCAACCAGCTCGAAAAACTGCCGACAACTTACCAGCGCTATCTGATGAACGGCCTGCGCGAAACCATGGGCCTCGAAGGCATCCCGATCCGCTTCGCATTGCGTGGCAGCAAGAACCCGTTCGACGACGGGCGGAAGTAG
- a CDS encoding lipoprotein — translation MKKLIIAAMAVALLSGCTTLKRATGQIDDSTLPGQRQEILPPDQQSAQDPTVTGQQPPPGQANNAIQQTPMAPGTQQASTMPRASAPAAGGCDPKVDLCPEPIAPDPVAPISPVKPVTPMATKAATGAKGAVTTAKGAATTTAKTATTTAKSTATTAKGAAPAVVKTASKAPATAADAAKANLDPNSVITDPAAPAKDGAATAKTVAKKKIVKKKKPAVPATTATAPDATAPAVPAAPQPQGQ, via the coding sequence ATGAAGAAACTCATTATCGCGGCCATGGCAGTCGCTTTGCTGTCGGGCTGCACCACGCTGAAGCGTGCCACCGGCCAGATCGACGATTCAACCTTGCCGGGCCAGCGCCAGGAAATCCTGCCGCCAGACCAGCAGTCGGCCCAGGACCCGACCGTCACCGGCCAGCAGCCCCCGCCCGGACAAGCCAACAACGCCATCCAGCAGACGCCAATGGCTCCTGGCACACAGCAGGCATCGACGATGCCGCGCGCCTCCGCGCCGGCTGCCGGCGGCTGCGACCCCAAGGTTGATCTCTGCCCCGAACCGATCGCTCCAGATCCGGTTGCCCCCATTTCACCGGTGAAGCCAGTTACGCCGATGGCCACCAAGGCTGCGACCGGTGCCAAGGGCGCCGTGACAACGGCAAAGGGTGCCGCGACCACAACGGCCAAGACAGCAACCACCACCGCAAAGTCCACCGCCACCACTGCCAAGGGCGCAGCCCCCGCCGTGGTGAAGACAGCGTCTAAGGCGCCGGCAACAGCTGCTGATGCAGCCAAGGCTAATCTTGATCCGAACTCGGTGATCACTGATCCGGCGGCTCCTGCCAAGGATGGTGCCGCGACTGCCAAGACCGTGGCCAAAAAGAAGATTGTGAAAAAGAAGAAGCCTGCCGTGCCTGCCACAACAGCGACTGCGCCTGATGCGACGGCTCCTGCCGTTCCGGCCGCACCGCAGCCGCAGGGTCAGTGA
- a CDS encoding tetratricopeptide repeat protein, translated as MSDNNDAIFREVDEEVRQEEYKKLWTRHGRLITAAALLFIAAIAGWQGWKYYEKKQAEDASAIYYDALRKATDGKPDDALADLSVIRHAGFAQLAKLEQAAILGKKGDADKAVAAYDAFATDASNDPALVDLARIRAGYLLVDSQSPDQLLTRLGRYDKDDALWHNQAREIFGLSAYRVKDYAMADRYFNAISVDAKASQGLKQRAELMLQLLAPNLPAK; from the coding sequence TTGAGCGATAATAACGACGCGATTTTTCGCGAGGTGGACGAGGAAGTTCGCCAGGAAGAATACAAGAAGCTGTGGACGCGCCATGGCCGTTTGATCACGGCTGCCGCCTTGCTTTTCATTGCTGCTATCGCGGGCTGGCAGGGCTGGAAATATTACGAAAAGAAGCAAGCTGAAGATGCCAGCGCCATCTATTATGACGCGCTGCGCAAGGCCACGGACGGTAAGCCCGATGATGCTTTGGCTGATCTTTCGGTGATCCGCCATGCCGGCTTTGCCCAGTTGGCCAAGCTGGAACAGGCCGCCATCCTTGGCAAGAAGGGTGATGCCGACAAGGCCGTGGCCGCCTATGACGCCTTTGCGACGGATGCTTCCAATGATCCCGCTCTGGTCGATTTGGCAAGGATTCGCGCTGGTTACCTGCTGGTGGACAGCCAATCGCCTGATCAGTTGCTCACAAGGTTGGGCCGCTACGATAAGGATGACGCGCTTTGGCACAACCAGGCCCGCGAGATTTTCGGTCTGTCTGCTTACCGTGTGAAGGATTACGCAATGGCCGACCGGTATTTTAACGCGATCAGCGTGGATGCCAAGGCATCGCAGGGCCTGAAGCAGAGGGCGGAGCTGATGTTGCAGCTTTTGGCGCCCAATCTGCCGGCCAAGTAG
- the panB gene encoding 3-methyl-2-oxobutanoate hydroxymethyltransferase, with protein sequence MSQHTPLKRLTAPEIRARKGGAPIVSLTSYHAHTAAIADKYVDFLLVGDSLGMVMHGYETTLPVPLDLMIMHGRAVARGARRALVVVDMPFGSYEESPAQAFRNAARVIKETECGAIKLEGGIRMAETIKFLTERGIPVMAHIGLTPQAINAFGGFKTQGREKAQWAAIEADAVAVAEAGAFAVVVEAVAEPLAAKITKMIDIPTIGIGASAACDGQILVMEDMLGLSPRVPKFVKEFGKVAQAIDGAIKSYADDVRERRFPEPRNTYDMKD encoded by the coding sequence ATGTCCCAGCACACACCGCTTAAACGCCTTACCGCGCCTGAAATCCGCGCGCGCAAAGGCGGCGCTCCCATCGTCTCACTCACCTCGTACCACGCCCACACTGCGGCCATCGCTGACAAGTATGTGGATTTCCTTCTGGTGGGTGATTCACTCGGCATGGTGATGCATGGTTACGAAACCACTTTGCCGGTGCCGCTGGATCTGATGATCATGCATGGCCGCGCCGTGGCGCGCGGGGCCAGGCGCGCGTTGGTCGTGGTCGATATGCCGTTTGGGTCTTACGAAGAAAGCCCGGCCCAGGCGTTTCGCAACGCGGCCCGCGTGATCAAGGAAACCGAATGCGGGGCGATCAAGCTTGAAGGCGGCATCCGCATGGCGGAAACCATCAAGTTCCTCACCGAGCGCGGCATTCCGGTCATGGCGCATATCGGCCTCACACCTCAAGCCATCAACGCCTTTGGCGGTTTCAAGACCCAAGGCCGCGAAAAGGCCCAATGGGCCGCCATCGAGGCGGACGCCGTGGCCGTGGCAGAGGCAGGCGCCTTCGCCGTGGTGGTCGAAGCCGTGGCCGAACCTTTGGCCGCCAAGATTACCAAAATGATAGACATTCCAACGATCGGCATCGGCGCGTCCGCCGCTTGCGACGGCCAGATCCTGGTGATGGAAGACATGCTGGGCCTCAGCCCCCGTGTGCCCAAATTCGTCAAGGAATTCGGCAAAGTGGCACAAGCCATTGATGGCGCCATCAAATCCTATGCCGATGATGTGCGTGAGCGGCGCTTCCCGGAGCCCCGTAATACCTATGACATGAAGGATTGA
- a CDS encoding NnrU family protein, with amino-acid sequence MSALYPGLLLFALPHLFTSLLPATRAKLMASWGTGAYRGTYSLVSTIGVVLMIYAYWVTRGSGEMLYAPDGSMRHATIGLATIGMILISSIHGKSHIKLWLQNPFSIGLAAWATGHLLSVGKTAAVWIWGTILVVALIDIAASMARGKKPNFEPRWRSDIIAVIVGLILTLLLVTLFHPYVLGVHVAG; translated from the coding sequence ATGTCAGCACTTTATCCGGGCTTGTTGCTTTTTGCTTTGCCCCATTTGTTCACCAGCCTTTTGCCCGCCACGCGGGCAAAGCTCATGGCAAGTTGGGGCACGGGCGCTTATCGGGGCACCTATAGCCTCGTCAGCACTATCGGTGTTGTCTTGATGATCTACGCGTATTGGGTGACGCGTGGTTCCGGCGAGATGCTCTACGCGCCTGATGGTTCCATGCGGCACGCCACCATTGGCCTTGCCACCATCGGGATGATCCTGATTTCGTCCATTCACGGCAAAAGCCACATCAAGCTGTGGCTGCAAAATCCGTTCTCCATCGGCCTTGCAGCTTGGGCGACGGGGCACTTGCTGAGTGTCGGCAAGACAGCTGCGGTGTGGATATGGGGTACGATTTTGGTTGTCGCGCTGATCGACATCGCCGCCTCCATGGCGCGCGGCAAGAAACCCAATTTCGAACCCCGCTGGCGCTCGGACATTATCGCGGTGATTGTGGGTTTAATATTGACTTTACTGCTTGTGACACTGTTTCATCCCTATGTCTTGGGCGTGCATGTAGCGGGGTAG